The genomic interval TGTAGGGAAAGGCTGGAAgatattaaagaagaaaggAGGAATCTTGAGTTTTGAGAAATGAGATCTCAGTTCGTAAGGTGTTTGGTATTATTAAGTataaattttggctaagtgttgaagcTAAGTGAAGCCTTGTGATGAATCTTGTGAAGCATGGGTGCATGGAGGTTGTGGGGCGTGGAAGCTAAGGTTAAGGGTTGGTCGATGCCTTGCTATGCGTTAGCAAAGGGCAGGTGGTACTCAAGGCCTTGAGAGGCTGTGGATGCGTGTAGCAAGGCAAGGGCATGTAGGCGTTAGGCTATCAAAGCGTCGAGTGCACAACATAGGTGTAAAACCCGCACCTTACTTTCccctttttaattatgtttattgtttaagttaagcaaaatgttgggttaaatatttaagttagattGGATTTATGCATTTTGAGGTAAATGAtaagtttgaagaaggaaaatgtttaAGTATGGGAATTTAACTCTCGATTACTTATTGATCTAGCCTTACAAAGAGAATTTCTGGCTAAGTGTTGGTCGTATCGAGGGGTACTTAAGCATCGAGTGGGCATAAGGCAGGCATCGAGTAAATGTCATCGAGCGTCGAGTATAAGTGATTGAGGAAGGGttgagcatcgagtataagTAATCGAGGAAGGGGTCAAGTGTTGAGGGTAAATGAGGAAGGATCGTACGTCGAGTATGAGTGATTGAGTAAGGAGCGTGCGTCGAGCGAGCTTCCAGCACCGAGTTTCCCATCGAGTATCAAGTCCTACCCATCGAGTATTCAACAGAGAGCCAGAAAATTTTCCATTAAGTAAGGACCTTTCTCCATCGAGTTTTTCCAGTAAGGATCGAGTGAAACATTCAGTTTTAAACTTCTCTTTTAGTTATCCAGATAGATGGCTTAATCTCGGCCCTTAATTTCCACTAgtgggtgaggtggcttaaAGATATTTCATGTAAGGAGCTAGACGGTAGTATAAAAAGGGAGGTGAACTTCAAGGGTTCATTTTCGATGATTTTCTCGAGCATACCAGATGAACTTGGTACCATTAGAAAGCTCTGTGAGTCTAGTTTCTGAAATCGAGCCTTTGGAAGAGAATTCTCACCAGAAAGAGGGCCggagaaggaaggaagagtCAAAGGTTCATTTTAGGTGTTTTCAAGCACTCGACGAAGAAACTTAGATATAGACCGAATCACTTAGACTTTCAAGCCAAAACTTTAAGGTATTATCATGAACACCATTTCAAGAAAATTTATAGAAGGAACATTGGCAAGAAAAAGTCTAGGGTTCGAGTTTCATATTTTGGATATTAAACCTAGAATCTTTGCTCAAGCAGGGACTTGTGGTTAGGGCTTTCGGGAAATATTTGAAGGCCCAGGTGAAACCACAAGAAGTTTCATGCTGAAACGTTGTGGtaaaatttctaacataattcTGAACATGTTTAAAGAAGGAATTTTCGTAAAATGAGTTATGGGTTTCGAGTCATTGACATTAGAATTTGGATCTGAAATTTGTTGGGCTAACAAACAACTACTTGCTAAACGTGGGTTTAACACCCCAAAAATCCTACTAAGTACTAGGTGTGGGCGTCAGAAAGGAGGCAACCCACCCCAAAAACGtgggttttcccttgcgctgacatcgGAGTGttgtatgaaaattttattgatatatatatatatatatatatatattaaacaaaatgAACTCATTTTCTTAATGACTGGATAtaatctcatctgctcagaccttccccacccccaaatttagagatgcacaaggtcctcattgcattgtttggacaaaatagacaaacacttagaaaaaatttcaaaaagaaggtttgagtagaactttgagagataaaaggtaaagtactattaagctacgaattaactaagtgttagttagaatttacaaagtatggggaaatgtttctaattgaatgcatattatacatcatgacAGCGCAATGAAGAacgcaaaagtaaaagattaagaacatcgcaaatattgacaaaggatgataaagaaaaaggaaaaggcaAATAGAGAGAATATTTACtcaattatattgaatattaacaaagtatgcaaataactaaaaattaacgcaatacaaaaattgttgcctatacaaaaaatcaaagaattttcgttaacttaaaaaaataatgaattgaataaaagtatataatggccgcataaaaatgtaaagattattGTTGAGGAGCAGAAGGATCTGGAGGAGGGTTTTGAGGTTGTACTaaaggagcttcttcaaaattcaattgttgcctgagatgcggaggcaccatgggaccatgaagatatgctgtGAGAAAGTTAAAATACTCAGGGTTGCACTCCACAATCTATCTTTGGTGGCGATGgactttataaatattgtgcTGAATATTGATCAACACCTCCCTCGATGTAGCAACACTGTGCTGTATATCATCGATTTGCTCCATTACCCCATCAAATCTTTGGTTGAAGAAGGCTTGTTGTTGAgcaaagagttgttgttgttgagagaagaggGACCGCATTTTAGTTAACCCTCTAGCCAAGGAGGGGATGGaaggttgtgcctgcgatgtctcgccaatatcgttttggggttgggcagaggtgtcttcacccaaatcgtgtgggtcatcgaTATGCGGCAGTGATGAAGCTGCAGATGAGTAGATTGGTGGGTATGTGGTTGGAGAATTTGGAGTGAGGAGAAGGTTGGTAAAATGCTCATGGAATGGAGAAGAAAGTTGTGCGGGTGGGCTCGAAGGGCTTAGAGGGCGGATTActaagggtaaagggtccaaaGGTTCCCGATCTTGCgttgtttcttcttggattttccCCTTTCCCTTATCATGTCTGGCTGTCTCTTTGGCCTGGGTTCTTACGACGCATTGAGATCGCTTGCTGGCCTCTTTAAAGGTAACTCCGAGCAATGTGAGGAGTCTTTGAGGAGTAACCTCAGGATTTTGATATTGATGAGGCCATGGACCTCTTGCATGGGCTCCTCCTCAATACCTACACCCATTGACAGGCACAGACTTGAGACAGTCCTTGGAATGAAGTATTGTCCTCTAATGTGCCCCACAAAGCCTCGAATTTGACTTGCGATCATCTGGCCCACATCGATCGGAATGTCGCGCACAATGCAGTATGCGGCcataactcgatcccttgaaatagTCTTGTCATAGGAAGTTGGGATCATCCGCTTTTtaaccaaataaacccaaagcTTTGCCTCCGGAAACAGAGTCTTGGACGTCAGGGtcttgatgccttttaaagaaaccgaccacttcgtgcccggttgcgttaatactcATAGCGTATCTTCCAATTATTCCTCCATGGAATCATCAATGACTTTGTTGCCCGGTGCATTtgggttatccttcatttggtatagttcattgatgtcccttgcacTAAAAGGCACCGCTTTCCCTCttatggtcaccacatcccTGGTGCCATGTAGCCATCCATGGTAAAAGTCATGCACTACCTTTGGAACAACAATGgctgggcactggcaaaatgtgtcTCAGCCATGCTCCACGATCACGCTCGTGATGAGGTCTGGTAGTGGCATTGGCCCAGGGTAAAATCTCATCTCCATCAATAAgtcgtcattttcttccttCCTTGATGGCCGCGTCTTTGCCAATGTGGGCTTGCTTCTTTTTGCGACCACTTTGCCCTTTACTTTGGCCAAAGCAAGGCAGGATTGTTGCCTTTGTTTTATTTCTCGTTCCTTGCGTTGTTCCTTCTTCTCTCACTCGGCAAGTTCTTTGCCCTTCTTCTTAATTAAGCGGTGTTTATTAGCTTcgtgcttcttctccttctcttctctcattctcttgtcttcttctactttatttttcttttcttcttcttctttttctctcactTCTCTTTCAAACTCCTCCACAAACTGCTCAGAGGCCAACAAAAGGTGTTGGTCCTCTTCAATCTGCCTGATTTCTTCAAGCCTTAAAATCTCGTTAATGCGGTGAACCTCCTCATCATGCAGTCTTATTCTTCTATCACCTTCTGCAGTGATGAGTTTCACCCActccattttcttttatctctctTCCTCTGCCTTTcttctcctttccttttcttctaatGCGTTGATTGAAAATAAAGGGTCAATGATAGAAGAATGTGCTGCATCAAAGAGGTAACTTCTCCTTCTTCGCCTTCATCAGCTGCAACAACTTGCATTATTTCAGGTTGCATCGGCTCCATTAATTGCACTATTTCCCCCCTGTCCTCCCTCacagaggttgattctccatcattCTCTGGGCTCGCAgccctcttcttttcttcttcttttatcaGGTGCTTTTCCTCACGCTGGCGCTctctcctttctttcttctctttcttcttccttatttTGGCCTCCTCATCTTTTTCATcctccttcttttctttattcttcttctctttgcgaTGATGTGATGGCTCAACTTCTccaaccttcttttccttcttgtcatttttcttctttttctcctcttcaACCTCTTGTTGCTTCTCTGCCGCAACCTCTTCCAACGCAACTCTGATGGGTCCTTCATAGGATTCCACTTGCATAGTTTCCTCAAGAGTTTCTAAAGCCAGAGTGCTTCTCCTTGCCTCCTTTTCCACTACTTCCTCAATCACTGCCACTTCCTCTTCTACCGCCACTTCCTCAGTTATCGCCACCGTCACCTCCTCCGTAGACattggttggtttacaacccctgccttGAGCAATCCTCCTCCTTCCTCCAAGTTGCTCAGAATATTTCCAAAAACTTCCCTGTCATCGCGTCTCTTCCTTTCACTTTCAGTTGAAACGACTGGAGTTGGAAGTGGGGTGCTTTCAGTGCTTTTCCCCCTCTTGAACTGAGGAGGCCTAACGGTTAAAGGGTTTCTCTAGGGTCTACCAGTGATTCTTGGGACAGTGTGGGGTTGGGCAGCAAGATGGCGACTTGTTGCCTCTCGCATGGAGATTTGTTCCGTGGAAGGGGTTGAGGGTGAAGCAGAGGGGTTCAGAAGCTTGGTCGGCCATGGATGTTAAGGTGAAAAGAACTGGAAAGGTCGCTAGGGTTTAAGGGCAGAAGAAAGCTCTGGATGAAATGGCGCTAGGGTATTTCAGATTGCAAAAAGAGGTAAAGAGTTCACAGATGGGGAAAGTTACTATTTTCGCGGTGACAGGCCTTTAGACACTCAAAAGGCCCATCATTCGAACTTTcctcatttatggaattttagaaaaaatgtgATTTCATctgcagacttcatcatttcgTTGGAATACGGAATGATTGGACTTCttaattttgcaaaaagaattatctttaatattttattcgaatggacgcaagaaaaagattaacgcaataTGATCACCAACGCAAGTGCATCttcgcagaggacgggcaacaatgcaTGCATCCCCGCAATACACctcttaactaaacacatttctggaggatcgggcACACGGTATTGCTACCATCGCAACACTaactcaacatagtgcatttggctAAAGACGGACAAAGGACACACACGTGCACAACACACTCCTCAGCTCAATGCAAttgagttggatgaacgcaaagcATATCTTCTTGGTTCAAGATGCGTCCATCATCACCATGCATACCagatgttgattgttttattttattaaattttttttttcatcaacgcaagtgcTATTACTTGTGGTAATCAATTTCTTCTCatttctcaatcattcaccaattaaAGAATAACGCATTAAATACAGAAAAGTAAAAGGAATTCAAATAGTATAGAAATCAATGCGAGAAAATTTAATGAGTCTTAAATTCATAAAATCATGGAACAAATTAATCGAAGCAATAAATGAcagaatttgaaaattcataaaaacaggaattaaagaaagcatttaaaCATAGATGTGATGTATGGACCGGAAGATGCGTTTCCTTGAATGagcgcaatccacacctctacaggcggtccagcttgcctgcccaatgtcctagggacattgctccttcccattAGATCCTGGGGCTTCAGAGTTGCTGGGCAACGTACCTGGTGTTCTATTTCTCAGCTCAGatgccagctggcccacttggatctcaaAGTTTCGAATTGAAGATGCCTGCGCCTGCATCACTGcatcatttttgtccatatactgTTTTAACAGGGCTTCCAATGAGCTTTCAGAGGTGTTTAAAGATGAAGGATGCTGATTATGCGATTGTCTTGGTTGCCCTTGATTCGAgttatggtgaaaaggaggatttttgtccatatactgCCACTTTGATGGTTGTTTAGCCCCCCTTGGTTAGGATTCCCTCTCCAACTGAAGTTAGGATGACTTCTCCAACCCGGATTATAGGTGTTACTGaaggggttgttttggatggcGCANNNNNNNNNNNNNNNNNNNNNNNNNNNNNNNNNNNNNNNNNNNNNNNNNNNNNNNNNNNNNNNNNNNNNNNNNNNNNNNNNNNNNNNNNNNNNNNNNNNNNNNNNNNNNNNNNNNNNNNNNNNNNNNNNNNNNNNNNNNNNNNNNNNNNNNNNNNNNNNNNNNNNNNNNNNNNNNNNNNNNNNNNNNNNNNNNNNNNNNNNNNNNNNNNNNNNNNNNNNNNNNNNNTTACTGTTGGATATTGACGGACATATTCTACTACATGAGCCCCTCACAATTAAACGTAActattgcggccacttgagccgtCATAGTTGCACTGTTGTTGGGGGATGCCCTTATTGTATTTGCCAGTATTGGAGGATTTGAGGTCACTGCCGGCCATCTGTGCTGCCAACGTCTCATTTCTCCACATGGACAATGAtagttcatcttcttctttcaaaGGCCTCTTCTCATAACCATCATCAATACCAGTTCATCATGTTCCGTGATATACGGCAAGGATAACTTGGCCTCTGTATTACtcttgtccataaaacctcctgtcGCAGAGCATCAACAACACCTTCGTTGACTGTTCAGGCCATTTGAAAATGTCTCCTATCAGACGCAATCGTATCCGATATGTGGGTAGTTTCACCATTTTCGAATCACACCCAGTGTCTCAGGTTATCCATTCTCAAAAAGTTCAGAATCCTCGTCACCTTCATATGGCTGTGGGGAAGAATGTTCTATCATGAATTGCGTCAATCAGCTGATCCCATGATAATCCGTTCGGCTCCAGTGGTGAGACCTACCTCTTGTCGTCCCTCAAGGTTAAGGAAAATAAAGTTAATACCGCTGAGGTACGCCCAGTTAAGGAGAATGACTGGTTTTATTTCGAACCTTGTGTTCTCCTCTACTATAGGCTTCGAAATCCCAGGTGAAAAATCGTACAGGTTGGGTGCCGCGTagttcctcatgggaatgttgcGATCAGCGGCCAGGAAGACTGGGTCCTACGCTGGCCATACTGCCCCTTGATTTCCTACGGGTACTGCATTGTCGTTATTATCTGCCATATCAGCTGCTCTCTTTCGCCTTGCTCGATTTTGGCATGCCCGTGCATGAAAGGTatgctcgatctctgggtcagccaCAAATTCTGGTTTGGTGCCAGAACTCATAAGCTGTCAGACTGTTCTCCGCGTTGAACAGcaagtacaaagagatctgtcctgcaaaataccacaaacacactcaaacaataaaccattaaccaatccccgacaacggcgccataaacttgttgattTATAAGCTATACAATGTAGGCAATGATGCACAAATGATGCGAGATACAATGTATTCTATCTTATGccatacaacgcatggatgaatgatgactttattatctgtatgcgatactacttttggatatgcgttaattatgagaatcttgtagtatactatgcattgtcataagtttccttgcgttggaaccaagtgtaattccaccgcaagtttctcggtgtgatctgaggtcgaacacagggattgttttaggttgattgcgttatatttgtgatacaTGAGAcgaggggtttttcaatttataaaaaggttgtttgtacaagtatttcaaaatgcgataaagtaaattgcgatgaaagtaaaatgcaataaaataaacctaagctatgatgatacaagatataggttacatgataTAAGATACCGAGGGTGAAGTTgtctgtgaagattatacaaagatcgtgttatgcagTGGCAAGTCTAATGagtgaaacagaaagagaaaagataattagtacaaacatcacaagttccttaattgcgatAAAGGCATAAGTAGGTTCCACTTTTCCTTTGGCGTATACCTCTCGGTGATCtgccgtgttcccacatctctgtggtgaaacagggaaaaacgtaatgaacgcaaggttgcttccatctctggaagtacttgttgctttagttaatgcattcttctaatctTCTCTCGACAAATCAGAATGGCACCTTCACTtctgccgtctagcatgctttagctaaacatctttatttctttaacacagatcaagttacttgtttaattcatatgaatcaccaagggattaagaaaacatcatggagaaaatgatttatggaggaacTTAAATAGACAaaaaagtggaaatggaaatgatcaagacattcaataatactatttagcatctgatacatggttgtgaatgaagagattaagaaaatgaaatatactttatgaatgagagttagaaacaaatacaaataagtgccaaCATCTTGGCACAGATCTGGAATGGAGAATTGCTTGTCGGTAtcgatggagtgaatggaaggatgagcttccctctctgGCTTGCTCAACCAGTAGAAGGGATCTAaatacagagcttcacggcggggatttggcagaattgcactgagactcacctttcgaccttgtctcttctcttcccggatttcttccgatcagcactcagatcagctctctctcaatagtctcgtatcaattatcccccgtatcaagtatatctttcagtgaattcttttagggtatttataggctgaaggCTTTAACTCTTTGACTTATGTGGTCCCctctttattgttatggaaagtgcaaaaatggtggaataaatatttcttctgttatgcaatcagtccgtcgaatatgcacaacggttagttgtacacgtgtcacaatcctctgcGTTtgtgttgctcatttgcatctttcgatcgtgtgtccgcatgtggtgttgtttttattaccgcatgcagttgaagtttgactgtcgcattgcgccgtcattgcgttgatcatctcttcagtGTTGATTTGACGGGCACAATTCGACGGAGATGTattgttcagtttctctctgagccttgatcgcaagcggtgacttggtttcctacaaaacaaacttgaaatatcctcttctaccatcttagTGGTCTTAATGGGtataattgcgataatttataattattgtattctttagctaattttcatacaactgatgcatattttctctcttttggccgcaatatctacataaggcagcataaataacttacatttctacaagttatcagagaCCATTACTAGTAGTTAAAGTATATTGTTATGTCCACAAGATTGAGACCAATAGGAGAAGCTTACCAACCTTAAAAGGAGTTGTAAAAGCTGTAAGTGACAAATCTAAGAAGTTTACTAAATGTTTTAGTAACTCATGCTTATTTAAT from Benincasa hispida cultivar B227 chromosome 10, ASM972705v1, whole genome shotgun sequence carries:
- the LOC120089163 gene encoding nucleolar protein 58-like, translating into MSTEEVTVAITEEVAVEEEVAVIEEVVEKEARRSTLALETLEETMQVESYEGPIRVALEEVAAEKQQEVEEEKKKKNDKKEKKVGEVEPSHHRKEKKNKEKKEDEKDEEAKIRKKKEKKERRERQREEKHLIKEEEKKRAASPENDGESTSVREDRGEIVQLMEPMQPEIMQVVAADEGEEGEVTSLMQHILLSLTLYFQSTH